One Solanum lycopersicum chromosome 2, SLM_r2.1 genomic region harbors:
- the LOC101266692 gene encoding exopolygalacturonase-like, with protein sequence MTSSHFFFHFLSLFVIFLIIIKVSQVHGNGSVFNVQDFGASPNGKTDSSQAFLKAWGQACQNNGGGTVLIPIGTFLLNTLTFNGPCKGPMFFNINGLLKAPLGKVKDDYWILFEHIDGLTINGQGSLDGQGPSAWSMYNDNGPNPPSSIKFNSISNGFLQGITSINSKFFHFQINKSQGVHFQNMTIIAPGESPNTDGIHIGGSNDIIINKVNISTGDDCVSIGPGTSNVHISEVNCGPGHGISIGSLGKYQNEGDVNGVIVTNCNIGKTQNGLRIKSWAPSPPSKVFNVTFVDINVNYVENPIIIDQHYCPHSSCKSQGESQVQISDVKFINVKGTSASKEAVVFDCSKSVPCQGIELRGLQLTLDGQQSTSATCENANMKFNGPQIPSQCS encoded by the exons atgacttcttcccattttttctttcatttcctttctttgtttgtcattttcttgataatcattaaGGTTTCTCAAGTTCATGGTAATGGTTCAGTGTTTAATGTTCAAGATTTTGGTGCTAGTCCTAATGGGAAGACTGATAGTAGTCAG GCATTTTTGAAGGCATGGGGCCAAGCATGTCAAAACAATGGAGGAGGCACAGTCCTTATTCCAATAGGAACTTTTTTGTTGAATACATTAACATTTAATGGGCCATGCAAAGGCCCAATGTTTTTTAACATTAACGGACTTTTAAAAGCTCCTTTGGGGAAAGTCAAAGATGATTATTGGATATTATTTGAACATATTGATGGGCTGACTATTAATGGACAAGGTTCGTTAGATGGTCAAGGCCCATCTGCATGGTCCATGTATAATGATAACGGCCCAAATCCTCCTtcg TCGATAAAATTCAACAGCATAAGCAATGGTTTTCTACAAGGCATAACATCAATCAACAGCAAGTTCTTCCACTTCCAAATTAATAAAAGCCAAGGAGTTCATTTTCAGAACATGACCATAATAGCGCCAGGCGAAAGCCCAAATACTGACGGGATTCATATAGGCGGCTCCAACGATATAATTATTAACAAAGTAAATATTTCAACAGGAGATGATTGTGTTTCAATTGGGCCTGGTACTTCTAATGTTCATATTTCTGAGGTTAATTGTGGGCCTGGACATGGCATTAGCATTGGAAGTTTAGGAAAATACCAAAATGAAGGTGATGTGAATGGAGTTATTGTGACAAATTGTAATATTGGGAAAACTCAAAATGGTCTAAGGATAAAGAGTTGGGCACCTTCACCTCCTAGCAAAGTTTTCAATGTcacttttgttgatattaatgTGAATTATGTTGAAAATCCTATCATCATTGATCAACACTATTGTCCTCACTCTTCTTGTAAAAGTCAG GGCGAATCACAAGTGCAGATTTCAGATGTAAAATTCATAAATGTAAAAGGAACTTCAGCATCAAAAGAGGCAGTAGTGTTTGATTGTAGCAAAAGTGTACCATGTCAAGGGATTGAGCTAAGGGGTTTGCAATTAACTTTGGATGGCCAACAGAGTACATCTGCAACTTGTGAAAAtgcaaatatgaaatttaatggaCCACAAATTCCTTCTCAATGTAGTTGA
- the LOC101244831 gene encoding sterol side chain reductase 2 codes for MSDAKAPVATAYPKRKIQLVDFLLSFRWIIVIFFVLPFSFLYYFSIYLGDVKSERKSYKQRQMEHDENVKEVVKRLGQRNAEKDGLVCTARPPWVVVGMRNVDYKRARHFEVDLSKFRNILDIDTERMVAKVEPLVNMGQMSRVTIPMNLSLAVLAELDDLTVGGLINGFGVEGSSHIFGLFSDTVVALEVVLADGKVVRATKDNEYSDLFYAIPWSQGTLGLLVSAEIKLIPVDQYVKLTYKPVRGNLKELAQAYADSFAPKDGDQDNPSKVPEMVEGMIYGPTEGVMMTGMYASRNEAKRRGNVINNYGWWFKPWFYQHAQTALKRGEFVEYIPTRDYYHRHTRSLYWEGKLILPFGDQFWFRFLLGWLMPPKIALLKATQSEAIRNYYHDHHVIQDLLVPLYKVGDCLEWVHREMEVYPIWLCPHRIYKLPVRPMIYPEPGFEKHKRQGDTEYAQMYTDVGVYYVPGAVLRGEPFDGSEKCRQLELWLIENHGFQAQYAVTELTEKNFWRMFDNGLYEQCRRKYKAIGTFMSVYYKSKKGRKTEKEVQEAEQEKAEQETPEAN; via the exons ATGTCGGATGCTAAGGCCCCCGTGGCCACTGCTTACCctaagaggaagatccagttgGTGGACTTCCTTCTTTCGTTCCGATGGATCATTGTCATCTTTTTTGTCCTTCCATTCTCGTTCTTGTATTACTTCTCGATATATCTAGGGGATGTGAAATCCGAGAGGAAATCTTACAAGCAACGCCAGATGGAACACGATGAGAATGTTAAAGAGGTTGTGAAGCGTCTTGGCCAGAGGAATGCAGAAAAGGATGGTCTTGTATGCACAGCCAGACCTCCTTGGGTGGTTGTTGGAATGAGAAATGTCGACTATAAACGTGCTCGTCATTTTGAAGTTGATCTTTCAAAGTTTAGAAATATACTTGATATTGACACGGAGCGGATGGTTGCTAAAGTTGAGCCTCTAGTCAATATGGGCCAAATGTCAAGGGTCACTATCCCAATGAATCTTTCCCTTGCAGTTCTCGCTGAGCTCGATGATCTTACCGTTGGTGGTTTGATCAATGGGTTCGGGGTTGAAGGAAGTTCTCACATATTTGGGTTGTTCTCTGACACTGTTGTAGCACTTGAGGTTGTTCTAGCTGATGGAAAGGTTGTTAGAGCTACAAAGGACAACGAATATTCTGATCTTTTCTACGCTATTCCGTGGTCTCAAGGAACATTGGGGCTTCTTGTTTCAGCTGAAATCAAGCTTATACCAGTTGATCAATACGTGAAACTTACCTACAAACCTGTAAGGGGTAATCTTAAAGAGCTTGCTCAGGCTTACGCGGATTCTTTTGCACCTAAAGATGGAGATCAGGACAATCCTTCTAAAGTTCCTGAGATGGTAGAAGGCATGATTTATGGTCCAACCGAAGGGGTTATGATGACCGGTATGTATGCTTCGAGGAATGAAGCCAAACGAAGGGGTAATGTAATCAACAATTACGGTTGGTGGTTCAAACCATGGTTTTACCAACACGCTCAAACCGCACTAAAAAGAGGGGAATTTGTTGAGTACATTCCAACTAGGGACTACTACCACAGACACACGAGATCGTTGTATTGGGAAGGTAAACTAATTCTTCCATTCGGTGATCAGTTCTGGTTTAGGTTCCTCTTAGGATGGCTCATGCCACCAAAGATTGCTCTGCTCAAAGCCACACAAAGTGAGGCTATTAGAAACTATTACCATGACCATCATGTCATTCAAGATCTCCTTGTTCCTCTTTACAAGGTCGGTGATTGTCTCGAGTGGGTTCATCGCGAGATGGAG GTATATCCAATTTGGCTGTGCCCACACAGAATTTACAAGCTGCCAGTGAGACCAATGATCTACCCTGAACCAGGATTCGAGAAACACAAAAGGCAGGGTGACACCGAATATGCACAAATGTATACTGATGTTGGTGTGTACTATGTTCCGGGAGCAGTCCTGAGGGGTGAGCCGTTTGATGGTTCAGAGAAATGCCGACAACTTGAGCTTTGGTTGATAGAGAACCATGGATTTCAGGCTCAATACGCGGTGACTGAGCTGACAGAGAAGAATTTCTGGAGGATGTTTGATAACGGTCTGTACGAGCAATGCAGAAGGAAGTACAAAGCTATCGGAACGTTCATGAGTGTGTACTATAAATCGAAGAAAGGAAGGAAGACAGAGAAGGAAGTGCAGGAAGCTGAGCAAGAGAAAGCTGAACAAGAGACTCCTGAAGCAAATTGA